In Vicinamibacterales bacterium, the genomic window TGAAGTTCAGCGGAGGGCACCTGCACAAGCGTCGTCTGGCCGGGAGTCCAATTCGGACGCCTCGCTATCGATATGGCTGGGTGGTGCACGTCACGGTAGAGTTCCGTGAGCGCATCCGGGTACAGCTTCTTTACTGCCTCCATCAACAGGTCAACGGCGACGGCGCGGGCACCGCCCCCGCCCGGCGTGTCGAAATCCCCGTACGCGAGCTTGTTCACCACGCCTGCCCTCGCTGCATTCCACGAACGGTCGTCACCCCCGAGGCGTCGGAGGCGCTCCAGTCCCGGTGGCAACTTATACCGTACATCCGAGAGGGCGACGCTCCGATGTTCAGGCTGGGCGCGTTTCCAGGGCCATGCGCAGATCCGTCTACGCCGACACACTGCCTTGACACCGACAAACGCTTATCGCTACGGTACGCGCGGCGTTTCAGGCTGCTCCACTCGGCGTTCCCCAGCGAGGACTCTTCATGCCGCGACTGACCGAACAGGAACAACAAGAGATCATCCGGTTCATCGACGCCGACAAGGCCCTGCCGGACAAGTACCGCTTTCTGCTGTTTGCGGACAAGCGGGAGGTGGAACTGGTCTGGAACGGCAAGACCAGCGAGGTCTGCAACATCGTACTGCCCTTCCAGGTCATCGAGCAGGTGGACGAGCCGCGAGCCGAAACACCCAAAGAGACGGCGCTCGAACCCAGCCTCTTCGATCTCGACGCGAGGGGTCGCCAGCTTAAGGGGTGGACGAACAAGCTGATTTGGGGCGACAACAAGCTGATTCTCTCGTCGCTCAAGAACGGCCCTCTCCGCGAGGAGATCGAGAAGCAGGGTGGCCTGACACTGATTTACATCGACCCCCCGTTCGACGTAGGCGCGGACTTTTCGATGGACATCGAGATCGGCGGCGACACCTTCACCAAGAAGCCCAATATCCTCGAAGAGATCGCCTACCGCGACACGTGGGGCAAAGGTGCTGACTCCTTCATCGCCATGATCTACGAGCGGCTGATCCTCATGCGCGATCTCCTCGCTGAGGACGCCAGCATCTATGTGCATTGTGACTGGCGGATGAACAGCATGCTTCGTTTGGCCATGAATGAAGTGTTTGGCTCAGGCCAGTTCCGCAATGAGATTACCTGGCAGCGAACAGGGGCGCACAATGATGCCGGTAGATTCGGTGTCGTGCATGACACATTGCTGATGTACTCGCTAACTGCGAAGAACATATTCAATCCAGTGTTCGTTCCGCACTCGGAAGAACATCTCGATACACGATTCAATCAAGTAGATGAAGCCACCGGCAAGCGGTTTTTCGCTGGACCAATAACAGCACCGGGAGGAGGACCAGAGAGACTCTTTAGAGGCACACCTGTGAAGCCGCCTGCCGGAAGACATTGGAGTTATTCGCAGGAGAACATCGACGATCTGGAGAAGCGGAACCTGATCTATTTCTCAAACACAGGAACGCCCTACCTAAAACAGTTCATGGACGACTACGTAGAGCAAGGGCGAAGAGTTCAATCAGTCTGGACGGACATGTTGCCTAGCAAGACCGGCGCTGAACTTGTCGGTTACCCGACGCAGAAGCCCGAAGCCCTGCTCGAACGGGTCATCACGGCCTCGTCCAACAAAGGTGACATGGTGGCCGACTTCTTCTGCGGCTCAGGGACCACGGCGGTGGTGGCGGAGAAGCTGGGACGGAAGTGGATCGCCGCTGACTTGGGCAAGTTCGCCATCCACGCTACGCGCAAGCGGATGATCGGCGTGCAACGCCAGTTGAAGGCTGACGGCGAGGACTACCGGGCCTTTGAAATCCTGAACCTCGGAAAGTACGAGCGGCAGCACTACATCGGGATCAACCCCAACCTGCGCGAGGTTCAGCAGCAAGAACAACTGGCAGCTAAGGAGGCAGCGTTCCTCGATCTGATCTTGCGGGCCTACCGGGCGGAGAAGACGGAGGGCTTCGCCTGCTTCCACGGGAAGAAAGCAGGGCGGCTGGTCGCAGTGGGGCCGGTGAATATGCCGGTGACGCGGCTCTTCGTCGAGGAGGTCATCCTCGAATGCCGGAAGAAACACATCACCAGAGTGGACATCCTGGGCTTCGAGTTCGAGATGGGGCTGTTCCCTAACGTGCTGGACGAGGCGCGGGCCAAGGGCATCGACATCGCGCCCAAGTACATCCCCGCCGAGGTGTTCGACAAGCGGGCGGTCGAGAAGAATCAGGTCGTGTTCCACGATGTTGCCTATATCGAGGTCAAGCCGCATGTGCAGAACGGGAAGAAGGGCGAGCCATCTGCCGTTGCCGTTGAACTGACCGACTTTTCCGTCTTCTACTCGCAGGACTCCATCGCCAACGCCGAGGCCGAGATCAAGAACAAGGGCAGCCGGATCGTAGTGGAGAAGGGCCAGATCGTGAAGGTGAGCAAGGACAAGAGCGGGATCGTCACCCGCGAACTGCTTACCAAACACTGGACGGATTGGATCGACTACTGGGCCGTGGACTTCAACTTCGAGAGCAAGCGTGAGATCGTCCGGGTGAAGAACGAAGAGAGCGGCGAATGGGAAGAACGCTGGACCGGGGACTACATCTTCGAGAACGAGTGGCAGTCGTTCCGCACGCGGAAGGATCGGACGCTGGAACTGAAGAGCGTCTTCCATGAGTGCCTGCCAGGACGCCGCAAGGTCGCGGTCAAGGTGGTTGACATCTTCGGCAACGACACCATGACCATCGTCGAGGTGAGCGTCGGGACAACTGGAGTGAAGGCGTAATGGCCCTACATAAGGACTTCCCGCAATCCCCGCACGCGATTCTCGATCCAGGCATCCGCTGGTTCCCCGCCGATGAAGCCTTGCGGGAGAGCAGCATGGAGAAGCTCATGCCGCCGCTGGTGGCGATGCTGCGCCGCAAGGTCAAGGAGTTCCGGGACAGTGGGTATCTGGGTGCGAGCGACACCAGTCGGAGCCTGCTCAACTGGTGGTTCAACACGTCGCACCTGGTGCCCAGGGCCGACGGGACCGTGGCACAGTTTCAGTACTTCTTCGCCCAGCGCGAGGCCCTGGAGACGCTCATCTACCTTTACGACGTGGTAGGAGTGAAGGACAAGCACGACCTGATGCGGTTCGACGCCACGGGCCTTGTATCTGGGGGCATGTTCGACGAGACGTGGCGGCGCTTCGTGATTAAGATGGCGACGGGCAGCGGCAAAACCAAGGTCTTGAGTCTGGCGCTGGCGTGGAGTTTCTATCACAAGCTGTACGAACCGGACTCGGAACTGGCACGCAACTTTCTGGTCATTACGCCCAATATCATCGTGCTGGACCGGATTTACAGGGACTTCCAGGGCCTGCGTATCTTCTTTGACGATCCGGTACTGCCGGATAACGGGTTCGATGGGCGCAA contains:
- a CDS encoding site-specific DNA-methyltransferase — translated: MPRLTEQEQQEIIRFIDADKALPDKYRFLLFADKREVELVWNGKTSEVCNIVLPFQVIEQVDEPRAETPKETALEPSLFDLDARGRQLKGWTNKLIWGDNKLILSSLKNGPLREEIEKQGGLTLIYIDPPFDVGADFSMDIEIGGDTFTKKPNILEEIAYRDTWGKGADSFIAMIYERLILMRDLLAEDASIYVHCDWRMNSMLRLAMNEVFGSGQFRNEITWQRTGAHNDAGRFGVVHDTLLMYSLTAKNIFNPVFVPHSEEHLDTRFNQVDEATGKRFFAGPITAPGGGPERLFRGTPVKPPAGRHWSYSQENIDDLEKRNLIYFSNTGTPYLKQFMDDYVEQGRRVQSVWTDMLPSKTGAELVGYPTQKPEALLERVITASSNKGDMVADFFCGSGTTAVVAEKLGRKWIAADLGKFAIHATRKRMIGVQRQLKADGEDYRAFEILNLGKYERQHYIGINPNLREVQQQEQLAAKEAAFLDLILRAYRAEKTEGFACFHGKKAGRLVAVGPVNMPVTRLFVEEVILECRKKHITRVDILGFEFEMGLFPNVLDEARAKGIDIAPKYIPAEVFDKRAVEKNQVVFHDVAYIEVKPHVQNGKKGEPSAVAVELTDFSVFYSQDSIANAEAEIKNKGSRIVVEKGQIVKVSKDKSGIVTRELLTKHWTDWIDYWAVDFNFESKREIVRVKNEESGEWEERWTGDYIFENEWQSFRTRKDRTLELKSVFHECLPGRRKVAVKVVDIFGNDTMTIVEVSVGTTGVKA